From a single Leptotrichia sp. OH3620_COT-345 genomic region:
- a CDS encoding OmpA family protein, with product MSQKLGKTLLMLISVFLLSANAAAVRKLTKEQMRENTIRINALEIDELEVKLKEKSIDDEITVVLDDRALNFDFDKSIVKPQYYSILRNLKEFIEKYDYDVTIVGHTDAKGSNEYNMRLGQRRANSVRNKLLEFGLSSDRIKGVESRGEEEPVATNNTDEGRFRNRRIEFKLVKRK from the coding sequence ATGAGTCAGAAGTTAGGAAAAACTTTATTAATGTTAATATCCGTATTCTTACTTTCAGCAAATGCAGCGGCTGTAAGAAAGCTTACAAAAGAACAGATGAGAGAAAATACAATTAGAATAAATGCTCTGGAAATAGATGAACTGGAAGTAAAATTAAAAGAAAAATCTATTGATGATGAAATAACAGTTGTATTGGATGATCGAGCACTGAACTTTGATTTTGACAAATCAATTGTAAAACCTCAGTATTATAGTATATTGAGAAATTTAAAAGAATTTATAGAAAAGTATGACTATGATGTGACAATAGTAGGGCATACTGATGCTAAAGGAAGTAATGAGTATAACATGAGACTGGGTCAGAGAAGGGCAAACAGTGTAAGAAATAAATTGCTAGAATTCGGGTTATCATCAGATAGGATAAAAGGTGTCGAATCAAGAGGAGAAGAGGAACCTGTAGCAACGAATAACACTGATGAGGGAAGATTCCGGAACAGAAGAATAGAATTTAAACTTGTAAAAAGAAAATAA